The following coding sequences are from one Nicotiana tomentosiformis chromosome 3, ASM39032v3, whole genome shotgun sequence window:
- the LOC138907512 gene encoding uncharacterized protein yields the protein MIAGLELAKSLGAEVVEAKCDSLLVVNQVNGTFEVKEERMQRYLDKLHVTLHRFREWTLQHVPQDQNSEADALANLGSSVGDDKFNSGMVVQLMKSVVEEGHAEINLTSLIWDWRNKYTDYLKIGKLPSDPKESRVLYTKAARFSLSEDGTLFRRAFDGPLAIFLGQGDTEYILREVHEGTCENHSGAESLVRKIIRAEYYWIDMEKDAKEFVRKWDEFERHASIIRQPGEPLHSVLSPWPFMKWGMSREALKEVHAWEFDLSAELKNVKRLEAEAKKLAYPEDEEDSEGSDGSEDGENSYGPGDEVGSGEDQAS from the coding sequence atgattgcaggtcttgaactggctaaaagcttgggggccgaggtggtcgaagctaaaTGCGATTCTCTCCTCGTGGTGAATCAAGTCAATGGAACGTTTGAAGTcaaagaagaacgaatgcaaagatacctggataagCTACATGTAACGCTACATCGGTTTAGGGAATGGACGttacaacatgtacctcaggatcaaaacagcgaggccgatgctcttgctaacttgggatcgtcggtcggcGATGATAAATTCAACTCGGGaatggtcgtacaactcatgaaatcggtagtagaggaaggccacgccgagataaatttgACAAGCTTAatatgggattggagaaacaagtacacAGATTACTTGAAGATTGGAAAActtccctcggatcctaaagaatcgagagttTTGTATACGAAAGCAGCCCGATtcagcttgtccgaagacggTACCCTATTTAGAAGAGCATTTGATGGCCCACTTGCCATATTTTTAGGGCAGGGAGACACCGAGTACATTTTGAGAGAAgtccacgagggcacttgcgAGAACCATTCGGGAGCTGAGTCATTGGTTCGGAAGATAATCAGAGCCGAatattactggatcgatatggaaaaagatgcaaaggagttcgtacgaaaatgggACGAGTTTGAGAGGCATGCTTCGATTATCCGCCAGCCCGGGGAGCCgctgcattcggtcttgtcaccctggccattcatgaaatgggggatgagcAGGGAAGCTCTCAAGGAGGTGCATGCCTGGGAGTTTGATTTATCGGCTGAGCTTAAAAATGTTaagaggctcgaggccgaggccaagaagttggcataCCCCGAGGATGAGGAAGATTCTGAGGGTTCGGATGGATCCGAGGACGGGGAAAATTCTTATGGCCCCGGTGATGAGGTGGGCTCTGGTGAGGATCAGGCTTCTTAG